From the Theobroma cacao cultivar B97-61/B2 chromosome 2, Criollo_cocoa_genome_V2, whole genome shotgun sequence genome, one window contains:
- the LOC18609612 gene encoding uncharacterized protein LOC18609612, translating into MGRFTSLSILPLFIVFHIIIQDAKPAMSLPLSTNSRWIVDEKGQRVKLACVNWVSHLEPMVAEGLSKLPMDVIAKRIVSTGFNCVRLTWPLFLVTNDSLASLTVRQSFQRLGLLESIAGIQTNNPSIIDVSLLKAYQAVVSSLGENNVMVILDNHISKPGWCCSNFDGNGFFGDQYFNPDIWITGLTRMATLFNAVTNVVGMSLRNELRGPKQTVNDWYRYMQKGAEAVHSANPDVLVILSGLNYDKDLSFIRNRPANLTFTGKLVFEVHWYGFTDGQTWVTGNPNQVCGRVANDMMRTSGFLVDQGYPLFVSEFGVDQRGTNVNDNRYLNCFLGVAAELDLDWALWTLVGSYYLREGVIGLNEYYGILNWNWCEIRNSSFLERISALQSPFRGPGLSETKLHKVIFHPSTGLCVLRKSLLDPLRLGPCTDSEAWSYSPQNTLVVKGTYFCLQADESGTLARLGIICSESNSKWEMISDSKMHLSSKLRNGTSICLDVDSTNTIVTNSCKCLSNDNMCDPESQWFKLVDSTRSRSGVKSFLHFDSILELPGKEFIWNLLGGSI; encoded by the exons ATGGGAAGGTTCACTTCCTTGTCTATCCTCCCTCTGTTCATTGTCTTTCACATTATCATTCAAGATGCTAAGCCAGCCATGTCTCTTCCTCTCTCCACGAACTCGCGTTGGATCGTCGACGAGAAAGGGCAGCGGGTGAAGTTAGCGTGCGTGAACTGGGTGTCACACCTTGAACCGATGGTTGCAGAAGGGCTTAGCAAGCTGCCAATGGATGTGATCGCCAAACGGATTGTGTCAACGGGGTTCAATTGCGTTAGGCTCACTTGGCCGCTTTTTTTGGTCACCAATGACTCGTTGGCCTCTCTCACTGTTAGACAATCTTTTCAAAGACTTGGGCTGCTTGAATCCATCGCTGGCATCCAGACCAACAACCCCTCCATCATTGATGTTTCCCTCTTAAAAGCTTACCAG gCGGTGGTGTCTAGCCTTGGGGAAAACAATGTAATGGTCATACTTGACAATCACATAAGCAAGCCCGGTTGGTGCTGCAGTAATTTTGACGGGAATGGTTTCTTCGGTGACCAGTACTTCAACCCTGATATATGGATCACGGGCCTGACTCGGATGGCTACCCTTTTCAATGCTGTCACCAATGTGGTTGGAATGAGCTTGAGAAATGAGCTCAGAGGCCCCAAACAGACCGTAAATGATTGGTACAG GTACATGCAGAAAGGGGCTGAAGCGGTGCACTCAGCCAACCCAGACGTTCTTGTTATACTTTCTGGACTGAATTATGACAAGGACTTGTCGTTTATCCGAAATCGACCAGCAAATCTCACGTTTACTGGGAAACTAGTATTTGAGGTGCATTGGTATGGTTTCACAGATGGGCAGACATGGGTAACTGGCAATCCGAACCAGGTGTGTGGCAGAGTGGCGAACGACATGATGAGAACATCAGGGTTTTTGGTGGATCAAGGATACCCATTGTTCGTGAGCGAGTTTGGGGTGGACCAAAGAGGAACCAATGTCAATGACAATAGATACTTGAATTGCTTCTTAGGTGTGGCAGCTGAACTTGACCTGGATTGGGCCCTGTGGACACTGGTTGGGAGTTATTATCTGAGAGAAGGGGTCATTGGGTTAAACGAGTACTATGGAATCTTGAATTGGAATTGGTGTGAAATCAGGAATTCAAGCTTCCTAGAGAGAATTTCTGCCCTCCAGTCCCCTTTCCGGG GGCCAGGCCTATCAGAAACCAAACTGCATAAAGTGATCTTTCATCCCTCAACGGGGCTTTGTGTCTTGAGGAAATCATTGCTTGACCCTTTGCGCTTGGGTCCCTGTACTGACTCTGAAGCTTGGAGTTACTCACCCCAGAACACCTTGGTGGTCAAGGGAACGTATTTCTGCTTACAAGCTGATGAATCAGGAACGCTGGCAAGACTTGGTATTATCTGCAGCGAGTCTAATTCAAAATGGGAAATGATTTCAGATTCCAAGATGCACCTCTCCTCTAAGCTCAGAAACGGCACATCCATTTGCCTGGATGTAGACTCCACCAACACTATTGTTACAAACAGTTGCAAATGCTTGAGTAACGATAATATGTGTGACCCTGAGAGCCAGTGGTTCAAACTTGTGGACAGCACAAGAAGCAGAAGTGGGGTAAAGTCATTTTTACATTTTGACTCGATTCTGGAATTACCTGGAAAGGAGTTCATATGGAACCTTTTGGGTGGCTCAATATAA
- the LOC18609613 gene encoding proteasome subunit beta type-7-B: MGSGSLAAMTVFESKYREGLTKEEGFNLVCKAICAGIFNDLGSGSNVDVCVITKVCCLACIQGRKEYLRNYQVPNHYADNSSK, from the exons ATGGGTTCTGGTTCACTAGCTGCTATGACTGTTTTTGAGTCAAAGTACCGTGAAGGATTAACT AAAGAAGAAGGATTTAATTTGGTATGCAAGGCTATTTGTGCTGGCATTTTCAATGATTTGGGCAGTGGGAGCAATGTTGATGTTTGTGTTATAACAAAGGTTTGTTGTCTTGCCTGCATTCAG GGACGCAAGGAATACCTAAGAAACTATCAAGTCCCAAATCATTATGCAGATAACAGCTCAAAATGA
- the LOC108660954 gene encoding cytochrome P450 86B1-like, with the protein MLVFSVSEWVSSHLTLLDVAIPLLGLFIFSCIHESLANKGPMLWPVLGVIPSVFLHMNDIYDWATRALINAGGTFPYRGMWMGGSYGIITVDPSNIEYMLKTNFKNFPKGKYYRERFCDLLGGGIFNSDDESWKEQRQLAKLEMHSSRFIEHSIQSMQDIVHQKLMNLLEKLANSGHCFDLQEVFLRLTFDSICTAALGIDPGCLALDLPEVPFAKAFEDATELTLLRFLMPPFVWKPLKFFRLGNEKRLKEAIEVVHDFADKTVRDRRKKLDNLGNLNDHSDLLSRLMEKEIDKQGKNRQYPGKFLRDFCVSFILAGRDTTSVALAWFFWLVHKNPEVESKILGEIYEILSHPERRTEDDDIVFTIEELKKMVYLEAALSESLRLHPSVPIEMKQVLEDDVFPDGTRVKKGARVLHCIFSMARIDSIWGKDCLEFKPERWIKDGKFVSANQFKYAVFNAGPRLCVGKKFAYTQMKMVAASVLLRYSVKVVEGHSVVPKVTTTLYMKNGLMVTLKPRFVSNV; encoded by the coding sequence ATGCTTGTATTCTCTGTATCTGAGTGGGTGAGCTCTCATCTGACCTTGTTGGATGTTGCAATTCCATTGTTGGGGCTATTCATTTTCAGTTGTATACATGAGAGTCTCGCAAATAAGGGTCCAATGCTGTGGCCAGTGCTTGGAGTCATACCATCAGTCTTCCttcacatgaatgacatatATGATTGGGCCACCAGAGCTTTGATAAATGCTGGGGGAACATTCCCCTACAGGGGAATGTGGATGGGAGGATCGTATGGAATCATCACAGTTGATCCTTCTAACATTGAATATATgcttaaaacaaattttaagaaCTTCCCTAAAGGGAAGTACTATAGAGAGAGATTTTGCGACCTGCTAGGAGGTGGAATTTTTAACTCTGATGATGAATCATGGAAGGAGCAGAGGCAGCTTGCAAAGCTGGAGATGCATTCGAGCCGGTTTATAGAGCACTCCATTCAAAGCATGCAAGATATAGTGCACCAGAAGCTGATGAATTTATTGGAAAAGCTGGCAAATTCAGGGCATTGTTTCGATCTACAAGAAGTGTTTCTTCGGCTTACATTCGATAGCATTTGCACTGCTGCTCTCGGCATTGATCCTGGATGCTTGGCCCTTGATTTACCGGAAGTTCCCTTTGCAAAAGCTTTTGAAGACGCCACGGAACTCACCCTATTAAGATTCCTGATGCCGCCTTTTGTATGGAAGCCCCTGAAGTTCTTCAGACTTGGAAATGAGAAACGGCTCAAGGAAGCAATAGAAGTTGTACATGATTTTGCAGATAAGACAGTGAGAGATCGCAGGAAGAAGCTAGACAATCTTGGAAACTTAAACGATCATTCTGATCTGTTGTCGAGGCTTATGGAGAAAGAGATCGATAAACAAGGCAAAAACAGACAATATCCAGGTAAGTTCTTGAGAGATTTCTGCGTAAGTTTCATCTTAGCAGGCCGAGACACAACTTCTGTTGCATTAGCTTGGTTTTTCTGGCTAGTACACAAAAATCCTGAGGTAGAAAGCAAAATCCTGGGTGAAAtctatgaaattttaagtcaTCCTGAGCGAAGAACAGAAGATGATGACATAGTTTTCACAATAGAGGAATTGAAAAAGATGGTGTATCTCGAAGCAGCATTATCTGAGTCCCTGAGGCTCCACCCATCTGTGCCAATTGAAATGAAACAAGTTCTAGAAGACGATGTGTTTCCTGATGGTACCAGGGTTAAAAAGGGTGCTCGAGTTCTTCACTGCATCTTCTCAATGGCTCGTATTGACTCCATATGGGGTAAAGACTGCTTAGAGTTCAAGCCAGAGAGGTGGATCAAAGATGGGAAGTTTGTAAGCGCAAATCAGTTCAAGTACGCTGTCTTTAACGCTGGTCCGAGGCTTTGTGTGGGGAAGAAATTTGCTTACACGCAGATGAAAATGGTGGCTGCTTCAGTCCTGTTAAGGTATTCAGTTAAGGTAGTCGAAGGTCACAGTGTCGTACCAAAGGTGACAACCACACTCTAcatgaaaaatggtttaatgGTGACTCTTAAGCCCAGGTTTGTAAGCAATGTTTAG